One window from the genome of Schistocerca piceifrons isolate TAMUIC-IGC-003096 chromosome 1, iqSchPice1.1, whole genome shotgun sequence encodes:
- the LOC124797559 gene encoding putative gustatory receptor 2a, with amino-acid sequence MGAIRVQLVRSVRPPLHGEAELDEAVVSGGRRWAAEGELRRLQRARLALHRVARLCGHHFGPALLLSVLQHAVQMVSLTYNVVLLAQSDRDPTHQTRAATFSLCLFVLAITVSLLAMCWLCSSAANLADTVGELLGKLQILLRRGITSDVLCLSIKRMNFSAAGFFDIDLSLFIATIGTTITYVIILIQFKP; translated from the coding sequence ATGGGGGCGATCCGCGTGCAGCTGGTGAGGAGCGTGCGGCCGCCTCTGCACGGGGAGGCGGAGCTGGACGAGGCGGTGGTCTCCGGAGGGCGGCGGTGGGCCGCGGAGGGCGAGCTGCGGCGGCTGCAGCGCGCCCGGCTGGCCCTGCACCGCGTCGCCCGCCTCTGCGGACACCACTTCGGCCCTGCACTGCTGCTGTCCGTGCTGCAGCACGCGGTCCAGATGGTCTCCCTGACGTACAACGTCGTACTGCTAGCACAGAGCGACCGAGACCCCACACACCAGACACGCGCTGCCACATTTTCTCTCTGCCTCTTCGTGTTGGCTATAACTGTCAGCCTGCTGGCAATGTGCTGGCTGTGTTCCTCTGCGGCAAACCTGGCTGACACTGTGGGAGAGCTCCTGGGGAAGCTTCAGATTCTGCTGCGGCGAGGAATTACCTCTGACGTCCTCTGTCTGTCGATCAAGAGAATGAACTTCTCTGCTGCGGGCTTCTTTGATATTGATCTAAGCTTATTTATAGCAACTATTGGTACTACCATCACTTACGTTATAATACTTATTCAGTTTAAGCCATAA